The following proteins come from a genomic window of Rutidosis leptorrhynchoides isolate AG116_Rl617_1_P2 chromosome 10, CSIRO_AGI_Rlap_v1, whole genome shotgun sequence:
- the LOC139871301 gene encoding uncharacterized protein yields MSNRLACTIREVANESLGMGLRALFFRFVKGTQILGTGREGNITEPLLPLRREPLLPELLHPHKALVLGHLFSAQSNIDPSHSYGHLRSCSPVLGAGRPRGVRGGCRVATVGRIRVGSWNIGTLTGKRIELVDTFLKSKVDIVCVQETRWKGEEAIEIQDYKLWYSGSRIARNGVGIFLGKLHKDNVVDVGRFSDRIMSVSLIIKEETFTVISAYAPHAGLGDAEKKSFWELLDEVVRGCPADHRLIIGGDLNGHIGVEAEGYEGAHGSLGFGPRNEEGRSILEFAIAHELVVANSFFKKRDAQLATFHSGGRSTQIDFLLLRKGELRTCKDCKVLPALTCSSQHRLLVMDLVTRGRVGRRARAVQPRILWKNLYGANAETFRAIVVNRLSVEEDYVAPTDADQIWNRMASTIRDVAKETLGVAIGTSRAHKSRRESWWLSDDVQSKVALKQTRIAKARERGRRDLGNIKYIKDVAGQSIVREDLIRKRWEEYFASLFGRGRPERNGEPHEVQEFQNNCFCTRINQEEVRLALRKMGRNKAVGPDQIPIEAWKCLGGDGVRQVRFKRYNYFERYNRYTSTNFNRYCGRYRWAKKPDPDPIR; encoded by the exons GGTCTAAGGGCCCTTTTTTTTCGTTTCGTTAAGGGCACTCAAATTCTCGGGACCGGCCGTGAAG gtAATATAACGGAGCCGCTGCTACCTCTCCGTCGGGAGCCGCTGCTGCCGGAACTCCTTCATCCTCATAAGGCT CTTGTACTTGGCCATCTTTTTAGTGCACAAAGTAACATAGATCCTTCGCATAGTTATGGTCACTTGAGGTCATGTTCTCCTGTTTTAGGGGCGGGTAGGCCTAGAGGGGTTAGAGGAGGTTGTAGGGTAGCCACCGTTGGTAGGATTAGAGTGGGTAGTTGGAATATAGGAACCTTGACTGGTAAGAGGATTGAGCTCGTTGATACCTTTCTTAAGAGTAAGGTAGACATAGTGTGtgttcaagagactagatggaagggtgAAGAGGCGATAGAGATTCAGGACTATAAGTTGTGGTACTCGGGTTCTAGGATAGCACGAAACGGGGTAGGTATCTTTTTAGGAAAACTACATAAAGATAACGTTGTTGACGTGGGCAGgtttagcgataggattatgtcggttagttTAATTATTAAGGAGGAGACTTTCACGGTCATTAGTGCATACGCACCTCATGCGGGTTTAGGTGATGCGGAAAAGAAGAGTTTTTGGGAATTGTTAGATGAGGTGGTGAGGGGGTGCCCAGCCGACCATCGACTGATTATAGGTGGTGATCTGAATGGACATATAGGAGTGGAGGCAGAAGGTTATGAGGGAGCCCATGGTAGCTTGGGGTTTGGTCCTAGAAATGAAGAGGGGCGCTCAATTCTTGAGTTTGCCATTGCCCACGAGTTGGTGGTAGCAAACTCTTTCTTCAAGAAGAGGGATGCTCAGTTAGCCACATTCCATAGCGGGGGTCGCAGCACCCAGATTGACTTTTTGCTTCTTCGTAAAGGGGAACTTAGGACATGTAAGGACTGTAAGGTCCTCCCAGCTTTGACGTGCTCCTCCCAGCACAGATTGCTGGTCATGGACCTAGTCACTAGGGGAAGAGTTGGCAGGAGGGCTAGGGCTGTACAACCTAGAATCCTTTGGAAGAACCTCTATGGAGCGAATGCGGAGACTTTTAGAGCGATTGTTGTTAATAGATTGAGTGTAGAAGAGGATTACGTTGCCCCTACGGACGCAGACCAGATATGGAATCGCATGGCGTCCACTATCAGAGATGTGGCAAAAGAGACCTTAGGAGTGGCTATAGGGACATCGAGAGCCCATAAGAGTAGAAGAGAGTCGTGGTGGCTTAGTGACGATGTCCAATCGAAAGTCGCGTTAAAGCAGacgag gatagccaaagctagggagcgaGGAAGGAGGGACTTAGGTAACATCAAATATATCAAGGATGTAGCAGGGCAAAGTATAGTGAGAGAAGACcttattaggaaaagatgggaagaatATTTTGCATCCCTTTTCGGTAGGGGAAGACCAGAGCGGAACGGTGAACCCCACGAGGTTCAGGAGTTTCAAAACAACTGTTTCTGCACGAGGATTAATCAGGAGGAAGTTAGATTGgccctacgaaagatggggagaaacaaagcagtaggaccagACCAAATTCCGATTGAGGCGTGGAAGTGCCTAGGAGGTGACGGG GTACGACAGGTACGTTTCAAGAGATACAACTACTTTGAGAGGTACAACAGGTACACTTCAACAAACTTCAACAGGTACTGTGGCAGGTATAGATGGGCAAAAAAACCGGATCCAGATCCGATCCGGTGA